The proteins below come from a single Mya arenaria isolate MELC-2E11 chromosome 8, ASM2691426v1 genomic window:
- the LOC128242927 gene encoding retinitis pigmentosa 9 protein homolog isoform X2, with amino-acid sequence MKAGQKPRIDLSSERFKWSYEDPMFDYLQEQQKKDKSERIAELKAILASSSTSSSDSDSESKKKRKKKHKKHKHKKKHKGKDDDLDKDGSSTHDSERDRQRSKHRKSKKRKSRSRNRSDSSESSSDDRRTKRKHKSKHKHKRKD; translated from the exons ATGAAAGCAGGCCAAAAACCACGGATTGATCTCTCCTCTGAAAGATTCAAATGG AGTTATGAAGATCCGATGTTTGATTATCTGCAGGAGCAACAGAAAAAGGACAAATCGGAAAG AATAGCTGAATTGAAGGCTATACTTGCATCTTCAAGCACGTCATCATCAGACAGCGACAGTGAAAGCAAGAAAAAGCGGAAAAAGAAGCATAAAAAGCACAAGCATAAGAAAAAGCATAAAGGCAAAGATGATGACTTGGACAAGGATGGTTCCAGCACTCACGACTCGGAAAGGGATAGACAGAGGTCTAAACATAGAAAATCCAAGAAGAGAAAATCTAGGAGTAGGAATAGAAGTGATAGTAGTGAAAGTTCCAGTGATGACAGAAGgacaaaaagaaaacacaagtcaaaacataaacataaaaggaaAGACTGA
- the LOC128242927 gene encoding retinitis pigmentosa 9 protein homolog isoform X1, whose amino-acid sequence MSLNNGTDQCRMKAGQKPRIDLSSERFKWSYEDPMFDYLQEQQKKDKSERIAELKAILASSSTSSSDSDSESKKKRKKKHKKHKHKKKHKGKDDDLDKDGSSTHDSERDRQRSKHRKSKKRKSRSRNRSDSSESSSDDRRTKRKHKSKHKHKRKD is encoded by the exons ATGAGCTTAAATAATGGCACAG ATCAGTGCAGAATGAAAGCAGGCCAAAAACCACGGATTGATCTCTCCTCTGAAAGATTCAAATGG AGTTATGAAGATCCGATGTTTGATTATCTGCAGGAGCAACAGAAAAAGGACAAATCGGAAAG AATAGCTGAATTGAAGGCTATACTTGCATCTTCAAGCACGTCATCATCAGACAGCGACAGTGAAAGCAAGAAAAAGCGGAAAAAGAAGCATAAAAAGCACAAGCATAAGAAAAAGCATAAAGGCAAAGATGATGACTTGGACAAGGATGGTTCCAGCACTCACGACTCGGAAAGGGATAGACAGAGGTCTAAACATAGAAAATCCAAGAAGAGAAAATCTAGGAGTAGGAATAGAAGTGATAGTAGTGAAAGTTCCAGTGATGACAGAAGgacaaaaagaaaacacaagtcaaaacataaacataaaaggaaAGACTGA